In Pikeienuella piscinae, the sequence CAGGCGCAAGAAGTGGTTCTGACGGAGGGAAAGGAATGATTTCAGGCTTCCGGCTGGACGGCGGCGGTCTCACCCCGGCCGACGGCCTCGACGATGCGATCTGGATCGATCTTCTGGAGCCGGACGACGCCGAGCGCGCGCAGATCTCCGCGCTGATCGGCGCCGAGGTTCCGGTGCGCGCGGATCAGGAGGAGATCGAGCTTTCCTCGCGGCTCTATTTCGAGCAGGGCGCGGCGGTGATGACCGCGCTCCTGCCCGCCTCGACAGAGAAGGCGCGGGCGGAGATCGCGCCGGTGAGCTTCATCCTGACCACGGACCGTCTGGTCACCGTGCGCCATCACCGGCCGCGCCCGTTCGAAACCTTTCCGCAGCGGGCCGGCAAGCTGGCGCTGCCCTGCACCTCTTCGACGACGGTGCTGATCGGGCTGCTCGAGGACATCATCGACCGGCTCGCCGACATCACCGAGGTCGCCGGCCGGCGGATCGACGCGCTTTCGGCGCATACGTTCGAGTCGGAAAAGGCGGCGGACGGCGATTTTCGCGGCGCGCTGAAGGAGATCGGGCGGCTCGACGGGCGGGTCGCGCAACTCCGCGACTGCCTGATCACGACCGAGCGGCTGCTGGGCTTTCTCGGCACGGTCATGGACCAGCAGAAACCCGGCAGGGAGGCGAAGTCGATCCTGAAAACGCAGGTGCGCGACGTGCGCACGATCTCCGAGCAGACGGCGCAACTGATGCAGAAGACCGCGTTCCTGCTCGACGCCACGCTCGGCCTGATCAGCGTCGAGCAGAACGCGATCATCAAGATCTTCTCCGTCGTCGCGGTGGTCTTCCTGCCGCCGACTCTCGTCGCCTCGATCTACGGGATGAATTTCGAGGTGATGCCGGAACTCTCCTG encodes:
- a CDS encoding magnesium transporter CorA family protein encodes the protein MISGFRLDGGGLTPADGLDDAIWIDLLEPDDAERAQISALIGAEVPVRADQEEIELSSRLYFEQGAAVMTALLPASTEKARAEIAPVSFILTTDRLVTVRHHRPRPFETFPQRAGKLALPCTSSTTVLIGLLEDIIDRLADITEVAGRRIDALSAHTFESEKAADGDFRGALKEIGRLDGRVAQLRDCLITTERLLGFLGTVMDQQKPGREAKSILKTQVRDVRTISEQTAQLMQKTAFLLDATLGLISVEQNAIIKIFSVVAVVFLPPTLVASIYGMNFEVMPELSWPLGYPAALFVMFVSAAAPLLYFRRKGWF